From Virgibacillus ihumii, the proteins below share one genomic window:
- a CDS encoding AAA family ATPase, whose amino-acid sequence MKYWIFQGNPKQFNIDEYILNNENITWSVRQKQFVNEINLADKVFLWRSDGGKKHSGGIIAHAEVISNVFEEDEYRVELKLKEPRLTKKEGMLLRHQLKEIPETMNLQIIKIATGTNFPLTEDEYQRILKLWNNPEIIKEKLELPTLDKYMYLFNIEGIEMLNHDDYIRDSYDFFRHFNNRSYLAEMEWEDVQSIGDHINAFRMPLARKRALGEMNASIDKYRNSFIYLVHGEDPLKERIHRFLTDDKYKLFGFGQSVVSEMIGNIFPEKYCFFNQRDKVAVENILGIVPKYSRGDTYGDRFIKFQEAIKHEGIAEKYKDIVGKRTDLPIYFEVDQFFSFLYENFSKVEEELPEAAEPNYWMIAAGESSMLWNDFYTNSQIAIGWSKLGDLRNYNSKVDIMQALIDVYELENKPHNDAHANYQFCYEMQIGDYVFVKRGNSQVIGFGHITGEYKYDETVQSDYHSIRKVEWIKVGEWYSPGLPTKTLTEWTRYEDAVQKLLDLLDEKTEYPTPNSDQIIVREKLTYESDQFLNEVFMTEEKGEDIKEALEYKKNIILQGPPGVGKTFVAKRLAYLHMREIDPEKVEMIQFHQSYTYEDFIRGYKPNKEGSFTLKNGIFYKFCQKAINDPENNYYMIIDEINRGNLSKIFGELMMLLESDKRGKEFAVKLAYSDDNEAFFIPKNLYLIGTMNTADRSLALVDYALRRRFSFIYVEPAFDNDKFEEFLRNKNISQGLINKILTSVKEINNEITKDVINLGKGYEIGHSYFCPTAETIQDEQNWLERVIRLELEPLLREYWFDQEEKVDELLEKFN is encoded by the coding sequence ATGAAGTACTGGATTTTTCAAGGAAACCCTAAACAATTTAATATAGATGAGTACATACTAAATAATGAGAATATTACATGGAGTGTAAGACAAAAACAATTTGTAAATGAAATAAATTTAGCAGATAAGGTTTTTCTTTGGCGATCTGACGGAGGCAAAAAGCACTCTGGAGGAATCATCGCACATGCTGAAGTGATTTCAAATGTATTTGAAGAAGATGAATATAGAGTTGAATTGAAATTAAAAGAGCCCCGGCTAACAAAAAAAGAAGGTATGTTATTAAGACATCAGTTAAAAGAAATACCAGAGACAATGAATTTACAAATTATTAAGATAGCCACGGGTACAAATTTTCCTTTAACTGAAGATGAGTACCAACGAATTTTAAAACTGTGGAATAATCCAGAGATAATTAAAGAGAAGTTGGAGTTACCAACACTTGATAAATATATGTATCTTTTTAACATAGAAGGCATTGAAATGCTAAACCATGATGACTATATCCGGGATAGCTACGATTTCTTTAGACATTTTAATAATCGTTCTTATTTAGCGGAAATGGAATGGGAAGATGTTCAGAGTATAGGTGATCATATAAATGCATTCCGTATGCCCTTAGCAAGAAAACGTGCTTTGGGTGAAATGAATGCTTCAATAGACAAGTATCGTAACAGTTTCATCTACCTTGTTCATGGAGAGGACCCACTAAAAGAAAGGATTCACCGATTCCTAACAGATGATAAATATAAATTGTTCGGATTTGGACAAAGTGTTGTAAGTGAGATGATCGGAAATATTTTTCCTGAAAAATATTGTTTTTTTAACCAGCGGGATAAAGTTGCTGTTGAAAACATTTTGGGAATTGTTCCAAAATATTCTCGTGGGGACACATATGGTGACAGGTTTATAAAATTTCAAGAGGCTATTAAACATGAAGGTATAGCTGAGAAGTATAAAGATATTGTTGGAAAGAGAACTGACTTGCCAATCTATTTCGAAGTAGATCAATTTTTTAGTTTTCTGTATGAGAATTTTAGTAAGGTTGAAGAGGAGTTACCGGAGGCAGCGGAGCCAAATTATTGGATGATTGCTGCTGGTGAAAGCAGTATGTTGTGGAATGACTTTTATACAAATAGCCAAATTGCGATTGGCTGGAGTAAACTAGGGGACCTTCGTAATTATAATAGTAAAGTAGATATTATGCAGGCACTAATCGACGTTTATGAATTAGAAAATAAACCACATAATGATGCACATGCTAATTATCAATTCTGCTATGAAATGCAGATTGGTGATTATGTTTTTGTTAAGCGGGGAAATAGTCAGGTTATCGGATTTGGTCATATTACCGGTGAGTATAAATATGATGAAACGGTTCAATCCGATTATCATTCTATTAGAAAGGTAGAATGGATTAAAGTTGGGGAATGGTATTCGCCTGGTCTACCGACGAAAACTTTAACAGAATGGACCAGATATGAAGATGCTGTTCAAAAGTTATTAGATTTATTAGATGAAAAAACTGAGTATCCTACTCCTAATTCTGATCAAATTATAGTCCGTGAAAAGTTAACGTATGAGTCAGACCAATTCTTAAATGAAGTATTTATGACAGAAGAAAAAGGTGAAGACATAAAAGAAGCTCTGGAATATAAGAAAAATATTATCCTACAAGGCCCACCAGGGGTTGGAAAAACATTTGTTGCAAAAAGATTAGCATATTTACATATGCGTGAAATAGATCCTGAAAAAGTAGAAATGATACAATTTCACCAATCTTATACCTACGAAGATTTTATTCGCGGATATAAGCCTAATAAAGAAGGCAGTTTCACCTTGAAAAATGGCATTTTTTATAAATTTTGTCAGAAAGCAATTAATGATCCTGAAAATAACTACTACATGATTATCGATGAGATTAATAGGGGGAATTTATCGAAAATTTTTGGTGAGTTAATGATGCTCCTAGAATCAGATAAACGCGGAAAAGAGTTTGCAGTCAAATTAGCTTATTCTGATGATAATGAAGCATTTTTTATACCAAAGAATTTATACTTAATAGGTACGATGAATACTGCAGATCGTTCATTAGCATTAGTTGATTATGCTTTGCGACGAAGATTTTCATTTATTTATGTAGAACCTGCATTTGATAATGATAAGTTTGAAGAGTTTTTGCGTAATAAAAACATTAGCCAAGGTTTGATTAATAAAATTTTAACGTCTGTGAAGGAAATTAACAATGAGATTACGAAGGATGTTATTAATTTAGGAAAAGGATATGAAATTGGTCATAGTTATTTTTGCCCTACAGCAGAAACAATTCAAGATGAGCAAAATTGGCTTGAAAGAGTTATTAGATTAGAATTGGAACCATTACTACGTGAATATTGGTTTGATCAGGAGGAAAAAGTAGATGAACTCCTTGAAAAGTTCAACTAA
- a CDS encoding AAA domain-containing protein translates to MSKIQEEKAARFFNYLLELNNLVGKVDRDYKKNEMTWAITDLEELEGCNVLSQCNEEENFLEIKKPIITEEEERAPQPPDEIVNWIKSTYKREDLEPTFYVEKAEKNEYGEEKNILFEDDQVRRNLYNKWKSEWQDWADNLKLKRYVSKLYNEFFQLVSRFEREGDTLELIFGRGILTWQHSDKKIGTIRHPLVTSKLELELIPQKGLIIAKQSEENVKVEREMLTNVDLPNKQKLDEIMEELKSMNILDDMSNLFHQYASLIHPDGSFVEDKGSKLSVSRKPSIFDYPIFSLRSKKVRVLREDLKQIIEGIETGTIELTEAVTSIFEEERDEAEFTAEKDSFSTLPKNHLYFPLPANEQQKEIVRRIDRSYGVTVQGPPGTGKTHTIANLVSHFLSQGKRILITSQKENALKVLKDKIPDAIRDLCVPVLGGGRESLKEIESSIRTLGEKLGELDTESLVKRIKRNLESLDVSKREEARLKGELKTYTEKEGTPLIYKGEKRYKYDIAKELAQAEIDYKWIKDDVAMETEFPLTDVQWTRLWDLRNQLNKKDLLLRDKRLPVLDKEIRNVNSFKELMQEEKGLNEYEDEGRQIIESYQLTKDHDVVQSMRDKINDILSYKPFIDEEFSTAIVEELRAGGIREERWRKLIEEQQKNIQHLFSLYNDLITHDICFPDKDLKDVQIDIQTVKEHFEKGKKPNFMFFLMKGKSTRYLFKNNILNGKPVENLKDLEPLEKHIEYQKQKEETSRILNGNIREANGEQLDVKAARFPHEAEKILGDIRKIIEYVDAIRILEKQFPAFVSINVNPYDFDDLKRVNIELEVVENYIKLDSWKNKQEKEINELRHLCEEQNMHSIMYQFIEAMEQKNQEQWETLTEHLFQYEEVKKLVTEFYNLLDLLQKKLPATAVSIESSVGNEWGYIDEYQEALELRKLQTWLDETKDANVARLKDKLEDEHQEQRKLIYDVVSASTWKSQLERVTQREKRALSSWKTYIKRFGKGSGKSAQTNLKGARDSMKIAQRAIPVWIMPINQVLENFPVTNDKFDVIIFDESSQCDLFSANVLLRGKKMIVVGDEEQISPQAIGTKFEAVNELVRRYLADVPNANLFDGNISLYEIAEQTFPKEGKLMLREHFRCVPEIIQFSNDLSYGGEMIPLRLPLEEEKLDPPVKAVKIDDGYNDAKEKDINIPEAERIVEDIVTMTKNPTYDSQTIGIIALQGQKQAAYIEGKIREAIGDEEFVERKIICGDPYTLQGDERDVIFLSMVVAPERNFRALTKNSEKQRINVAASRAKNQMRLYHSVDVGDLNPDDLRYRLLSYCKNPSRINEQVEELEGKCDSPFEVDVLRMILAKGYKVTPQVKVGRYRIDLVVEGLRNRLAIECDGEAWHGPEKFEEDMLRQESLERAGWQFWRIRGREFYLNRKSAMESLWDKLEQMDIHPLNNELINEDSIGEQTKSSMYT, encoded by the coding sequence ATGAGTAAAATACAAGAAGAAAAAGCTGCCCGGTTTTTTAATTATTTATTGGAGCTTAATAACCTGGTAGGGAAAGTTGACCGGGATTATAAAAAAAATGAAATGACCTGGGCAATAACTGACTTGGAAGAATTAGAAGGATGTAATGTTCTCTCTCAATGTAATGAAGAAGAGAATTTTTTGGAAATAAAAAAGCCCATTATTACTGAAGAGGAGGAAAGGGCTCCACAACCTCCGGATGAAATAGTAAACTGGATAAAAAGTACATACAAGCGAGAAGATTTGGAACCTACTTTCTATGTTGAAAAAGCGGAGAAAAACGAATACGGTGAAGAAAAAAATATATTATTTGAGGATGATCAAGTTAGGCGTAACCTTTATAATAAGTGGAAGTCAGAGTGGCAGGATTGGGCGGATAATCTAAAGCTGAAAAGATATGTATCGAAATTATACAATGAGTTCTTTCAGTTAGTTTCACGTTTTGAACGAGAAGGGGATACGTTGGAACTCATATTTGGTCGTGGCATTTTGACATGGCAACATTCTGATAAAAAAATTGGAACTATCCGTCATCCGCTCGTTACAAGTAAACTGGAACTTGAGCTAATTCCCCAGAAAGGCCTTATCATTGCCAAACAATCAGAGGAGAATGTGAAAGTCGAAAGGGAAATGCTCACGAACGTTGATCTTCCAAATAAACAGAAACTGGATGAAATAATGGAAGAACTAAAATCCATGAATATTCTGGATGATATGTCAAACTTATTTCATCAATATGCCTCTTTAATTCACCCAGATGGTTCCTTTGTGGAAGATAAAGGAAGCAAACTTTCTGTTAGTAGGAAGCCTTCCATTTTTGATTATCCCATATTTTCTCTACGTAGTAAAAAGGTTCGCGTGCTTCGTGAGGATTTAAAACAGATAATTGAAGGGATTGAAACAGGTACCATTGAGTTAACAGAAGCTGTCACTTCAATTTTTGAAGAAGAGAGGGATGAAGCGGAATTTACTGCTGAAAAAGATTCCTTTTCAACGTTACCTAAGAATCATCTTTATTTTCCATTGCCAGCCAACGAGCAGCAAAAAGAAATTGTACGTCGAATAGACCGTAGCTATGGAGTCACTGTCCAGGGTCCGCCCGGCACAGGTAAAACACATACAATTGCTAATTTAGTCTCTCATTTTCTTTCGCAGGGGAAGAGGATTTTAATTACTTCTCAAAAAGAAAATGCCCTGAAAGTATTAAAGGATAAAATTCCTGATGCAATTCGTGATTTGTGTGTACCAGTTTTAGGCGGCGGTAGAGAATCCCTGAAAGAAATTGAAAGTTCTATACGTACCCTTGGTGAAAAATTAGGGGAATTGGATACCGAATCCCTTGTCAAAAGAATTAAACGCAACCTTGAATCGCTTGATGTAAGCAAGCGTGAAGAAGCTAGATTAAAAGGTGAGTTAAAAACATATACCGAAAAGGAGGGTACTCCATTAATTTATAAAGGAGAAAAACGGTATAAGTATGATATAGCAAAGGAACTGGCGCAAGCTGAAATTGACTACAAATGGATTAAAGATGATGTTGCAATGGAAACTGAATTTCCGTTAACTGATGTTCAATGGACTCGTTTATGGGATCTTCGTAATCAGTTGAATAAAAAAGACCTTTTATTAAGAGATAAGCGCTTGCCAGTATTAGATAAAGAAATTCGGAATGTGAACTCTTTTAAGGAATTGATGCAAGAAGAAAAGGGTTTAAATGAATATGAAGACGAAGGTAGGCAAATTATTGAATCTTACCAACTTACGAAAGACCATGATGTGGTTCAGTCTATGCGGGATAAAATTAATGATATTTTGTCTTATAAACCTTTTATAGATGAGGAATTTTCTACAGCGATAGTAGAAGAACTAAGGGCAGGTGGTATACGGGAAGAGAGATGGAGAAAATTAATTGAAGAACAACAGAAAAATATCCAGCATCTATTTAGCCTTTATAATGATTTAATTACGCATGATATTTGTTTTCCTGATAAGGATTTAAAAGATGTTCAAATTGATATCCAAACAGTTAAGGAACATTTTGAAAAAGGCAAAAAGCCAAACTTCATGTTTTTCCTTATGAAAGGAAAGTCAACAAGATATTTATTTAAAAATAACATTTTAAACGGGAAACCGGTGGAAAATCTTAAAGATTTAGAACCACTTGAAAAGCACATTGAATATCAAAAACAAAAGGAAGAGACATCCCGTATTTTAAATGGAAACATACGTGAAGCAAACGGGGAGCAACTTGATGTGAAAGCCGCTCGTTTTCCACACGAAGCGGAAAAAATATTAGGTGATATTAGAAAAATTATTGAATACGTCGATGCGATCCGTATTTTAGAAAAACAGTTCCCTGCATTTGTTTCAATTAATGTAAATCCTTACGATTTTGATGATTTGAAAAGAGTAAACATAGAATTGGAAGTCGTTGAAAATTACATTAAATTGGATTCCTGGAAAAACAAACAGGAAAAGGAAATTAACGAATTACGTCATCTTTGTGAAGAACAGAATATGCATTCTATAATGTATCAATTTATTGAGGCAATGGAACAAAAGAACCAAGAACAGTGGGAAACATTGACAGAACATCTATTCCAGTATGAAGAAGTGAAAAAACTCGTAACAGAGTTTTATAACTTGCTGGATTTGCTGCAGAAAAAACTACCAGCTACTGCCGTGTCAATTGAATCCTCCGTTGGCAATGAGTGGGGGTATATTGACGAATATCAAGAAGCTTTGGAACTGAGAAAGCTGCAAACTTGGTTGGATGAAACCAAGGATGCTAATGTAGCCAGGCTGAAGGATAAACTTGAAGATGAGCATCAGGAGCAGAGAAAATTAATTTATGATGTTGTCTCCGCTTCAACATGGAAAAGTCAGTTGGAACGTGTCACGCAACGAGAAAAGCGTGCTTTATCATCCTGGAAAACGTATATTAAGCGTTTCGGAAAAGGTAGCGGAAAGTCAGCACAAACAAATTTGAAAGGTGCCCGCGACTCTATGAAAATAGCTCAGAGGGCCATTCCTGTTTGGATTATGCCGATTAATCAGGTGTTGGAGAATTTTCCTGTAACGAATGATAAGTTTGATGTAATCATTTTTGATGAAAGCAGTCAGTGTGATTTGTTCTCAGCAAATGTGCTTCTTCGTGGGAAGAAAATGATTGTAGTTGGAGATGAAGAACAAATTAGTCCGCAAGCAATTGGAACGAAATTTGAAGCGGTTAATGAGCTTGTTCGTCGCTATTTGGCCGACGTACCGAATGCAAACTTATTTGACGGGAATATCTCTCTATATGAAATCGCTGAGCAGACATTTCCTAAAGAAGGCAAACTCATGCTTCGTGAGCATTTCCGTTGTGTGCCGGAGATTATTCAATTCTCTAACGATTTGAGTTATGGGGGAGAAATGATACCACTACGTCTACCTTTGGAAGAAGAAAAGCTGGATCCACCTGTAAAAGCTGTTAAAATTGATGATGGTTATAATGATGCCAAGGAAAAGGATATAAACATACCAGAAGCTGAACGTATTGTTGAAGATATTGTAACAATGACCAAAAACCCTACTTATGATAGTCAAACAATTGGTATTATTGCTCTCCAAGGTCAAAAGCAAGCCGCATATATTGAAGGGAAAATAAGAGAAGCAATTGGGGATGAAGAATTTGTGGAGAGAAAAATCATATGTGGAGACCCCTACACACTACAGGGGGATGAAAGAGATGTCATATTTTTATCGATGGTTGTAGCACCTGAAAGGAATTTCCGCGCATTAACAAAAAATAGTGAAAAACAAAGGATAAACGTAGCTGCAAGTCGAGCAAAGAATCAAATGCGTCTTTATCATTCCGTTGATGTAGGAGACTTAAATCCTGATGATTTAAGATATCGTTTACTAAGTTACTGTAAAAATCCTTCAAGAATCAATGAGCAAGTTGAGGAGTTGGAGGGAAAATGTGATTCACCGTTTGAAGTCGATGTTCTTCGTATGATACTTGCAAAAGGCTATAAAGTAACTCCTCAAGTAAAAGTGGGAAGATATAGGATTGATCTTGTAGTTGAGGGATTACGAAATCGCTTAGCCATCGAATGCGATGGAGAAGCATGGCATGGCCCGGAAAAATTTGAAGAAGACATGCTGAGACAAGAGTCACTGGAAAGAGCGGGCTGGCAGTTTTGGCGAATTCGTGGAAGAGAATTTTACCTGAATCGTAAAAGTGCCATGGAAAGTTTGTGGGATAAACTAGAACAAATGGACATTCATCCGCTAAATAATGAGTTAATTAATGAAGATTCCATTGGTGAACAAACAAAATCATCTATGTATACTTAA
- a CDS encoding 5-methylcytosine restriction system specificity protein McrC, with product MNSLKSSTKIPIKNIYYMLCYAWNRLEEKDDIYVSRSDEKDIYQLLSGILVNRLGVLIKRGFYKEYTNKEEETSTIRGRINFQKSLNELSFKQARMYCQFDEMTYDILHNQIIKSTLYNLMKTSKLDNSTKEEIQHLYHYFGGISLVKLNRKVFNNAKIHRNNLHYGFIIDICRFLFESLLMNEDNIGEKRFINFDQNAKAMAYVYEDFVRNFYKKELSGSKVYRENIYWNAEGEDLSYLPRMETDISIELHNKKIIMDTKYYQNATASKLKNGNEKLISGNLYQLHAYLSNFKNRNQKNLTGVLLYPTVDKDLDLFYNILGFNVKVCTVDLNQDWRKIQERLLGIVV from the coding sequence ATGAACTCCTTGAAAAGTTCAACTAAAATACCCATAAAAAATATATATTACATGCTTTGTTACGCATGGAACCGGCTAGAAGAAAAGGATGACATTTATGTTTCAAGATCAGATGAAAAAGATATTTATCAATTGTTATCCGGTATTTTAGTAAATCGTTTAGGCGTATTAATCAAGCGCGGATTTTACAAAGAATATACGAATAAAGAAGAAGAGACATCCACTATTCGGGGGCGAATAAATTTTCAGAAATCGTTAAATGAATTATCCTTTAAGCAAGCTAGAATGTATTGTCAGTTTGATGAGATGACTTATGATATATTACACAATCAGATTATTAAATCAACGCTTTATAATTTAATGAAGACCTCTAAATTAGATAATAGCACGAAAGAAGAAATACAACACCTTTATCATTACTTTGGTGGTATCAGCCTCGTAAAACTTAACAGGAAAGTATTTAATAATGCTAAAATACATCGGAACAACTTACATTATGGTTTTATTATTGATATATGCAGGTTTTTATTTGAATCCCTTCTTATGAATGAAGACAATATAGGTGAGAAAAGATTTATTAATTTTGATCAAAATGCAAAAGCAATGGCATACGTATATGAGGATTTTGTTCGTAACTTTTACAAAAAAGAATTGTCTGGGAGTAAAGTATACAGAGAAAATATTTATTGGAATGCAGAAGGAGAAGACCTGTCTTACTTACCGAGAATGGAAACTGATATATCCATTGAATTGCATAATAAGAAGATTATTATGGACACGAAGTATTATCAAAATGCGACTGCATCCAAATTAAAGAATGGTAATGAAAAATTAATTAGTGGCAATTTATATCAGCTTCATGCCTATTTGAGTAATTTTAAAAATAGGAACCAGAAAAATTTGACAGGAGTGTTGTTATACCCAACAGTTGACAAGGATTTAGATCTGTTTTACAACATTTTAGGGTTTAACGTAAAGGTTTGTACAGTGGATCTTAATCAGGATTGGAGGAAAATACAAGAACGATTGCTAGGTATTGTAGTTTAA
- a CDS encoding UvrD-helicase domain-containing protein, producing MENYSTLIFQMDLDEQVTEELVSLLKCGTKVFFFTYDPIDMLLENEVIEQAVDFKMFFGYEVMFHDDFQEPFRYFDGEVPSEILQFLDSKVDYFNKEQFLIEHAPVNEHISVSAGAGTGKTTVMLDRIMFLKYKHPDLDFSELGLITFTNKAANNMREKLIQKIKDYFKITNNLTYLNWLQELKNMSIGTIHSFAHQVLNLNKDNMFVNKDIRLSRFTYKRRKIIESVIDNFHEENPQLFSKFKYIEQYRIIGAVESVIDLLGNYSIAQEIIQEMDFGRSDDDSHLLFEYVVKETLRRLEEYKTEVGYIGVNDLITGLESLKLQSSSYQIPFKYIFIDEFQDTDRQQAMFFSFLANTYPVSLFVVGDVKQSIYRFRGADYTAFEQLKGQIYIHQEYFLQLNYRSDKELLGKLNSMFKTWPNHVNAFKFDEKDYLLSGFESKNQLDIPLVKHSFPTKVSLINFLREIESTNTAVLVRSNREVNELSSFCEENKIYFTSDQDGDFYRINVVREFYQLIKRFTHPNVWSNRYLLHLSSYGERDLEIANIVSEFDSDRMYIKQLLENKDWTLNQFANQFQEEPVFEVLQKIIRAINPAKVYAERFIAEKPINSFRNEVYISQAKTLRDEYQLNLDHLIYLLKEEFKGTIPSLGKILRVLELKMNTDKTVTKLTTSGPDSARLSIMTVHKAKGLEFDYVFLPYTDRGFKSYLKTDVVINQKSIGYRAFILKGKIFKNDIYNLLRHEEIVEEVGEETRLLYVALTRAKKGVYFKAPENSHSVTAKKWGDLIAKGLESTTAPY from the coding sequence ATGGAGAACTATTCAACCTTGATTTTTCAAATGGATCTAGATGAACAAGTAACGGAAGAACTGGTTTCCTTACTTAAGTGTGGTACAAAAGTTTTCTTTTTTACGTACGACCCCATTGATATGTTGTTGGAAAATGAAGTTATTGAGCAAGCTGTAGATTTCAAAATGTTTTTTGGGTATGAGGTAATGTTCCATGATGATTTTCAGGAACCTTTTAGGTATTTCGATGGAGAGGTCCCCAGTGAAATTTTGCAATTTCTTGATAGCAAAGTTGACTACTTTAATAAAGAACAATTTCTTATTGAGCATGCCCCTGTAAATGAACATATTAGTGTATCTGCGGGTGCAGGGACAGGGAAAACAACAGTAATGCTTGACCGGATCATGTTTTTGAAATATAAGCATCCAGACCTTGACTTCTCTGAATTGGGATTAATAACTTTTACTAACAAAGCGGCTAATAATATGCGTGAAAAACTTATTCAGAAGATAAAAGATTACTTTAAAATCACCAATAACTTAACCTATCTTAATTGGCTACAGGAATTGAAGAATATGTCGATTGGAACCATTCATTCATTTGCACATCAAGTCCTGAATTTGAATAAAGATAACATGTTTGTAAATAAGGATATTCGGTTGAGTAGATTCACATACAAGCGCAGAAAAATTATTGAATCGGTCATTGATAACTTTCATGAGGAAAACCCTCAGTTATTCAGTAAGTTTAAGTATATTGAGCAGTATCGTATTATTGGTGCTGTTGAATCAGTGATAGACTTGTTGGGTAACTACTCAATTGCACAGGAAATAATTCAGGAAATGGATTTTGGCCGTTCAGATGATGACTCTCATTTGTTGTTTGAGTATGTTGTAAAAGAAACATTGAGAAGACTGGAGGAATATAAAACAGAAGTGGGCTACATAGGGGTGAATGATTTAATCACAGGGCTAGAATCGCTTAAGCTACAAAGTTCAAGCTATCAAATACCGTTTAAATATATTTTCATCGATGAATTCCAGGATACTGATAGACAGCAGGCCATGTTTTTCTCATTCCTTGCCAATACTTATCCTGTTTCTCTGTTTGTTGTAGGCGATGTAAAGCAAAGTATTTATAGATTCAGAGGGGCGGACTATACTGCATTTGAACAGTTGAAGGGTCAAATTTACATACATCAGGAATATTTCCTTCAGTTAAATTATCGATCAGATAAAGAACTGTTGGGTAAGTTAAACAGCATGTTCAAAACATGGCCGAATCATGTTAATGCGTTTAAATTTGATGAGAAAGATTATTTGTTAAGTGGATTTGAATCGAAAAACCAATTGGACATTCCTCTTGTCAAACATTCTTTTCCTACAAAGGTTAGTTTGATTAATTTTCTTAGAGAGATTGAAAGTACCAATACCGCAGTGCTAGTGAGATCGAATAGAGAAGTTAACGAACTTTCCTCGTTCTGTGAAGAGAACAAGATTTATTTTACATCTGATCAGGATGGAGATTTTTACCGTATTAACGTTGTTCGCGAATTTTATCAATTAATAAAAAGGTTTACTCATCCAAATGTATGGAGTAATCGATATCTTCTTCATTTATCTTCTTATGGAGAGCGTGACTTGGAGATTGCAAATATTGTATCTGAATTTGACTCGGATAGGATGTATATTAAGCAACTTTTAGAGAATAAAGATTGGACGTTAAATCAGTTTGCAAATCAATTTCAAGAAGAACCGGTCTTTGAAGTTTTACAAAAAATAATACGGGCAATAAATCCTGCTAAAGTTTATGCGGAACGATTCATTGCAGAAAAACCAATTAATTCTTTCAGGAACGAAGTTTACATTAGTCAGGCAAAAACATTAAGAGATGAGTATCAGCTTAATCTGGATCATTTAATTTACTTATTGAAAGAAGAATTCAAAGGAACTATTCCATCTTTGGGGAAAATCTTAAGAGTACTGGAATTAAAAATGAATACGGATAAAACAGTAACAAAATTAACAACTAGCGGTCCAGATAGTGCACGTCTTTCAATTATGACAGTTCATAAGGCAAAGGGACTGGAGTTTGATTATGTGTTTCTGCCGTATACAGACAGAGGCTTTAAAAGTTACTTAAAAACGGATGTCGTTATTAATCAAAAATCGATAGGTTACAGAGCGTTTATTTTAAAAGGCAAGATATTTAAGAATGATATATATAATTTATTGCGTCATGAGGAGATTGTTGAAGAGGTTGGAGAAGAAACGCGCTTATTGTATGTGGCACTCACAAGAGCTAAAAAAGGTGTATATTTTAAAGCTCCGGAGAACTCTCACAGTGTAACTGCGAAGAAATGGGGTGACCTTATTGCAAAAGGACTTGAAAGCACAACAGCACCATACTAA